ctttttgtttttttaccGATAAGTGACAATATAAATACTTTTTAGTAATTTAATTGGTTATAATAAATTGTCGCTATCTTTCTCAGGCTATAATATTCGCTTGATATGAAATTACTTGTTATTGTAGGTCAATTTTACATGATAGCACAAAAAACATATAACAGTATCCGCGGGGAAAATTTAAATTATTTGGTTTCGTGAATGtataaactctttttttttcctgtATGTATAAACTCTTTTTTGTTTCATGTATGTACAAAAGAAGAGCTTTTTGCCTACCGTCTATTTTACCAAGTTCATCAAATAAGTACGATTGCTTTTCTCATAATCCCACTCTATAGcgagatagaaaaaaaaaaactggtaaTCTCTATGCGAATTGGCAAAGAACAATAGTACTAAAATTTGAAAATAACAAATCTTGGCTTGAATCATGCTAGAATGGCAGTGATTAAATTTTAGGATAAAAGAAAATGACACTTATTATCAAGATCCGTAAAATGAAGAATAATCCGTAAATCATCAAGTTTAGAATCCTTTAAAACACTCTAAGTACAATGTGATCCTTGGCTGCTAATCCTGACACTCAAAGAGTGCACGTCTTTACAATTATAAAATTTGGGGAATATATTCTATTTGTGTTTGATTATGAACTTTACCCTATTTACTTTGCTTATTCTTTGATTAGATTTTCAGGTTTTGTACTAAGTTTATCACAAAATAAAAGGGGATATTATTAGCCTCAAAGGTTTCACTAATTGGGTTGATGATGAGAAAACCCAATATTCACACATGTGGCATAGAGGCTTTTTGATCAGATGATGGATGTTCACTTGATGTAAACATTTCTTGTTATGattctctttcttttgttctttgcaTACAGATTATCTAATGCATAAAACATCAAAATTTCTTCTCTAATTTTATAAAAACAGGCTCAATTGTAGTACTGATCTTATGAGCAATcgtagaatttaactatagcctTCTTCACTTGTCCACTTATTGAAGTAGGTCTTCTGATTTGCAGTACTGTCCACCGGCCAATGCACGATAATATCTATCTCTGCAATAAACTGGCCTTCCATCAGCTGCTTCAGCGGCAGCTTTCGCCAGATCATCGTCCTCCTTGACTTTTAATGGTAATCTTAACAGCTCTTCTTTCCTGTGTTTACATCACGAATCAACGAAAGCACACAAATTTCAAACTTAGAAACTGTTTTGAAGTACCTGATGCCTGGTTTTTTTGTGCTGCTCTTTGAAGTGGAACTCAATGAGTTTTCTTTTGTTGTGAAAGTGTCGTGGATGAAATCCTCTACTGGTGTTGCAAATATGAATAAGGAGACTGCTGCAACTAGTAAAGCCCCTGTCCCAACCAGGGTTTGCTTCAGCATTTTAATGACTGGTTTCACCTAGATAAATAAACTCCTTCAGGTTTCTCATAATACTGGAAAGATCTACTTAGTGACATTCAGAATATGATGCCAACAATTTCCTAACATTAGTGTAACCAGCTAATAAAGTGGAAATCTATATTTGACTATGCTGTTTCACATGGTTTGTAGTTGATTATATGATCAGTGAATAGCTGGAAGTCTAAACTCTAATAACAGAAAGCAATAGCATCAACACGGTACCTTATAAGAGCCCAGCAGCCTATCACGAGCTAAGATCTGCAAGAAATAATCTCATTATACGCCACATGTGCAACATCGATTCGGATAAGTTTTTCAAGAACTTCTGGTAGTTTTAGACTTTTGGAGCATGTATTGCCAGAAGACTGGAACTAACATTAGTGTCACAATATAGATGTTATTCCATTATTTAATTAGTTTTTATGTGGGTGTCATCCGAGTAAAAGATAATGCTTTTACTTTCTTGTAGATCTGTTGCTCAGGTTTCACAAGGGTAAGTTAACTAAGGAATTCTATACCATGAAGAAGCAATTTTTATTGAAATCTTTGGCACGGTTGGTCATGCTAAGAAGAAAAGAATATTATGCAAGGACTAATTGATAAGACTAAGACAAGGAAGTAAAGCTTATTGTTGTCACATGTAGCTCTTATTTCCCACTTCTTTATTGTGATACCAAAAATTAAGTTGTCTAAATTTTGTTACCCCGTTTCCTAACTTGCTGCTAACTATGTATTCTTCACAATCATGAGAGGAGCAGAGGAAGTAAAGAGAAAAAACTTGTAACATATGTTTGCAAAGGAGAGACCACTAACCTCAGGGGGCTTCACCCACATCTGTCCATCGTACCATCCGGTTTCTTCATAAGGTATAACTGCTGATAAAAGCCTATCTCCAACATAGCTCCATCCCTATTGTGGTCATTGTTAGCAATTACTATGTTAGAGAATTAGAAGAGTTATGATCTCAAGTGACCTATCTCCAATGTCGGTCTATCCTTATGATGGTCATTGTTTGTACTGTTAGATTATTAGAAGAGTTAAATTTTTTAAGTTAAAGATAATGTCTCAATTTGGACAAATATCACATGTATTCTATTTGACTTATATATTGCCGTGTCTTGTGTTCAATCAAATCATCAATACATTTCTGTTCTCGTCTCTTATTTTCTCACAGACATGATGTACAATGGAAACTGACACCAAGAGGATTGTAAAAATTATGGGAATTCAGTTGGTTAATGGCTTCATAGATAGTAaagatatagagcccgtttggattggcttataagttgcttataagctgttttcagtttttttgagtgtttgactggccaacttaaagtcattttgtgcttaaaataagctcaaaaaaataatttggcccatttgacttagcttatctaaagcagcttataagctgtttgcagcttataggcataagcccatccaaacaggctcatagtatAATATATACTATGTGGGCTTAATTCTTCTGATGGACATTATCATCTTACTTGATTCAATCAAAATGTGCATGTGGCCTTCCAATTTCAATACATAGTAATTTCTTCATGCTGTCTGTTTAGTAACTAAATAATGCTCCCTATGAGAGGTCAGATCTCAAGCTGTCTCCAGGAAACTACATATCTGTGCATTTCTGGATGAACTTCCAGCAAATGCGGCACACTTTGAGATGACTATGTGAAACAAGTCTTTGTTCTTTGTAGAAAATTTTAGCTAGGCAGTCAGACATGTGCATCGTTGTAGATGTATAAAAATATAAGTGTGCATCTAGGTCTTCAAGTTCATCAAAAATAAGatattccttcttcttcttctcgtACTGTAGCCAAAGTCTAAACGGTTTGAACAAAAATTTGAAGTTATGTAATGAAAGAACTTTACCAGATAAATTCTCAGGACAATCAATGCAACAAGAAAAAGAGTCCCAGTACTTGCAGCCAGGAGAAATCTTAAAGGATCCTGCAGGATTGTGAAAATTTGAATGTCAATGATTGTAAGGAGCTGCTATAAGATATTTACTGACTGAGTGGATTCATTTATTGTGTTTGTTCCCTAGAAATAAATTAAAACCTACTACTTGTTTACCATTGAAACTTGAGTATTCACTTTGGGACTCTCTGAGAGAAAGAACTTGCACAAAGTTACAATTTACCTTTGCAGGATTGAAGCTTGCAGCAGCAACAGGTGCTCCCAAAACGGTGAATGTGACTAACCAAAGTCCCCCAAGACGTAGGAAGAAGGACCCTGGACCCAATTCTGCCCAAGAGTATAAAGTTTCATCCTTCAGAGATGAGTACTCATTCACCTAGTAAAAAAACATCAGCTTAGTTAATACTTTAAATTGTTCACTCATCTCCATATTAAGTCCCCTGTCCCTATGAAACTTCAGAAATTTAGTACTACATGTTAAAGGTATTTCCTCAGTCAGTTTGATTCCAATAATGCTATAACCTGCACTAGAAGCTTATCATATATTTGCATTCTCTCACTAGTGCAGGTGTTGTGGCCTTCGGAGTACTAAGTCTAAGTTTATGCACTAACCGTGTAAAGATATTTACGCAATCAGATAGTACTTATAAACTAATCTCTATGATTAAGCTAAAAAAAAAGTTCCATCACGTGTTAAATGATACGGATAGCATAAAAGATCTTTACTGATACCAGTGAATAATTCCAAAGTAGATATCTAATTAGCTGACCCATTTTCTTGATTAGTTAATGTAGTCAAGTATTCTGTACTAGTCTGAAGTGGCATGTGCAGAACAGGGAGAAGAGCAAAAGGAAATTTTATTGTATGTGAAGAAAGATGAATCTTTTCATTGATTTCTGTGGATTGGATCAAAAACAATTCTTGAACGAGACCAGGGATGAATTGAAAATATTGGGAGCTTAAAGAAATAATACATACCGGCCTTTGTTCAAATGGCACCTCAATTTCCAAGCCAGGGTCCCAACTACGACCACCTAATCCGCTGCCATTTGTGCCACCGTTCATCCCATCTTTCAGGGCTTTGACACTAATATTTCTCCTACATACAATCGTTTGTTTGTTGGTCAAAATGATCAACGCACGGAAGCTTCTGCCAATATTGTTGACTTCTATTGGACTAGGGACTATGGAACTATATAAATTTAGCCTCAGCATTTCTGAATTCTCTAGTAACCAGAGAATTCAGAAGAAAAAGTAGATAGATGGAAGTTCTTATTgaaggattttttttaaaaaatcttgGAGACCATGCATTATACGTGATGGAAAATGGATTAATTGGAATAACTCTTATGTtatctgccaaaaaaaaaaaaatgacggcCTTTATAATTTCTTATTTTCGTCCAATTGGAATTAGCCAGCTGAAGGCTGCACTTTTGGATTATGTGTGTTCGACCACCAGTTTAGAGCGTTGTGGTCCACTTATGTGGCTCCTACACAGGATTATCTTGAATTATAGATCCTAAATATGAACATTTTTTGTGGTAAGAAGACAGATTCGTGGGTATCTTGTGTTGCAACGTGGAAAGATTATCTTTGCACGCCAGTGTTGCGTTCATTTCTCACTGTTCCACGGGTTCATTTGAAGAAAAAGAAACATATTTTCTAAGCCATGAGTGGGTCTTAGATTTACTCCACCAAAATCCTCCCAAACAGTAGTTGTTTTCCCAATTTTAAGCTCCTTAAAATATCAGATTCAAGAGCTTCAAACTCGACAGTGATGCATCTTTGATTTTCTCTACTAAAATCCTCTCAAATTGTAGTTATTTTCATAGTTTTAAATTCTTTTAATTTAAGCAacaacaaatcataatcatagcatCAAACTTACGCACTCTCCAAATAGAGAGCGAAAGAATTTGAGTAGTTTGCCCTAAACTAGTGTACTTGTTCGTGCGAAACAAAAGACCCAAAATATGATTGAATATTGATGCTATAAGATGATGTATTAAATTATTAacgaaaaaatatatattaaatgCTCTAGGTTAAATATGAAAAAAGCAATTTAAATCAATATTTGAAAGTTGATTAAGAAAATCTTATATAAGAACCCAACATAAATTTAGTGGAGGACCAGAATACTTCATTTAAACTTTGATAAGATGAGAAAAGGTTGATATGGTAAGGAATTCGCATTTAAAAGCATTAAACTTTTAGCATTAAacaaaaattcataaaaatgtaaaataaaaaatattttttactgAAAACTAATTTTCAAACTTTTTTTTCTGATTAAAATGATCTATTTAATCCAAACTAAAGTTTTAAGCCATTTATTATAAAACATAATCTTCTCGGATGAACGAATACTTCCAAAAAttagacccaaaaaaaaaaaaaaaaacttccagaAAAATATATTGGGCAAGGAAAACTTTACATAATTAAGTAACTAAAGTGCGTGAATTAACATGCATCTAATTCATGTCACCCCGAAATCCACAATCAAGATGAGAGCAAAAGAAAAAGTtattaaaatcatttttttaaaaagaacgCAGTCACCTATTATTTCTTTCTTCATGATagtatttaatttaattataattCTGTTTCTAAtgccgttttttttttaaagaaaaaataatcCTATTATTTAGGTGTTTGTTATAGCACGGGACTATAATACATTGGTACTGTATTTTGTCGCGGAAAAGATGGAATGGAGCTGTGATATACTTCAACTCAGCtttctcccaatttttataatAGTAGTTGACAACTTGACattgaaattgaaattgaaattgaaattgaaattaAAATTTTATCATCTATAGAGTTACTTTTTAAAATTGAATTCTGGTAGACCACTACTTTCACGCACATGCCAAGTTTATAAAGGAGTTAAAGATTTATTTCCTTGCGGAAAGAGATCATGTACATGTATtttaccttttaaaaaaaaataaaaataggtgAATACTATAAAGATAATTAAATATAAAATAgtaaatgactattttgtctaTTGCAGAGTCTTTTAATgagggcaaaaagttcaatcaacatttctaaagTCCTTCGTGCCTTTAATATAGTTTATGATAATAGAGAATAGACATAGATATCTATTGGGTGTGATATTATTTAAAATAGGAATTTTATGATAATAAATTTTAATCGGATAACAAATTTAAGAGTCAAGGTTGGATCAAGCCCGGGCCATTAGCCCATTACCACAATTACTTTATGTCCCGAAAATTGAAGGTTCCTAGTGGACCAAGACATCTTTTTAAAATAGGCTTGGGGACCGGGGTGGGCATGATACGGTGTAGGAAAGTTCGGTACggtaattttgatttttttttgcacggattgcccttcttttggggtggtctttaaattttttcctttaaatttgtggtctttaaattttgcccctcatatttgaggTCTTTAAGTTTTTCAGCAATTTAAGTAATAA
Above is a genomic segment from Lycium barbarum isolate Lr01 chromosome 12, ASM1917538v2, whole genome shotgun sequence containing:
- the LOC132622075 gene encoding protein CONSERVED IN THE GREEN LINEAGE AND DIATOMS 27, chloroplastic isoform X2, with the protein product MLRLNLYSSIVPSPIEVNNIGRSFRALIILTNKQTIVCRRNISVKALKDGMNGGTNGSGLGGRSWDPGLEIEVPFEQRPVNEYSSLKDETLYSWAELGPGSFFLRLGGLWLVTFTVLGAPVAAASFNPAKDPLRFLLAASTGTLFLVALIVLRIYLGWSYVGDRLLSAVIPYEETGWYDGQMWVKPPEVKPVIKMLKQTLVGTGALLVAAVSLFIFATPVEDFIHDTFTTKENSLSSTSKSSTKKPGIRKEELLRLPLKVKEDDDLAKAAAEAADGRPVYCRDRYYRALAGGQYCKSEDLLQ
- the LOC132622075 gene encoding protein CONSERVED IN THE GREEN LINEAGE AND DIATOMS 27, chloroplastic isoform X1 yields the protein MLRLNLYSSIVPSPIEVNNIGRSFRALIILTNKQTIVCRRNISVKALKDGMNGGTNGSGLGGRSWDPGLEIEVPFEQRPVNEYSSLKDETLYSWAELGPGSFFLRLGGLWLVTFTVLGAPVAAASFNPAKDPLRFLLAASTGTLFLVALIVLRIYLGWSYVGDRLLSAVIPYEETGWYDGQMWVKPPEILARDRLLGSYKVKPVIKMLKQTLVGTGALLVAAVSLFIFATPVEDFIHDTFTTKENSLSSTSKSSTKKPGIRKEELLRLPLKVKEDDDLAKAAAEAADGRPVYCRDRYYRALAGGQYCKSEDLLQ